One genomic region from Vanessa tameamea isolate UH-Manoa-2023 chromosome 14, ilVanTame1 primary haplotype, whole genome shotgun sequence encodes:
- the LOC135193635 gene encoding uncharacterized protein LOC135193635: MAEWQVDLAVACEPYFVPPLPHWLGDSDDTVAVLTRSGTGPPLSLIERGSGYVVVGWGEYVVVGTYFSPNRSLAEFETYLGLVRAAVARQSPKPIMVLGDLNAKSRAWGNPATNPRGRAVQVWALLSDLSLLNRGQVHTCVRHQGGSVVDVSFATPVVARRVVDWRVEEEVETLSDHR, encoded by the exons atggcggagtggcaggtAGACCTGGCGGTGGCCTGCGAGCCCTATTTCGTCCCTCCCCTACCTCACTGGCTGGGGGACTCGGACGACACCGTGGCGGTCCTCACGAGGAGCGGAACGGGCCCTCCCCTCTCACTCATCGAGAGGGGCTCGGGCTACGTAGTGGTGGGGTGGGGGGAGTACGTCGTCGTCGGTACGTACTTCTCCCCTAACCGCAGCCTGGCTGAGTTCGAGACTTATCTCGGCTTAGTCAGAGCTGCGGTGGCCAGGCAGTCGCCGAAACCGATAATGGTTCTCGGCGACTTAAACGCGAAGTCGCGTGCCTGGGGCAACCCCGCCACGAATCCGCGAGGGAGGGCCGTCCAGGTGTGGGCCCTGCTCTCCGACCTGTCCCTTCTCAACAGGGGGCAGGTTCACACCTGCGTGCGACATCAGGGGGGTTCCGTGGTGGACGTTTCGTTCGCCACCCCTGTCGTAGCACGCAGAGTGGTCGATTGGAGAGTGGAGGAAGaggtggagactctatcggatcaccg ctaa
- the LOC113391918 gene encoding uncharacterized protein LOC113391918, protein MDSDMETASDASVRLENDAESDSGSDTARPAADRRGNSKKNGLSRARADLKNKEEEERELAFERTLRSRAFKKVPAAAPVVEEPTPPIKDPANLNAEELRAEAGRCATEIREVALKSSNLKGGFIKRLKDAAASLEGVVEALASRTEADESRRLRADNNRLHREVENLKAEIKAHRREYAEMRTTLVAANETSNTPQSAPSMEELKDFIVTSIGAAMKDQLAGLEERLPARMQRPPSAADKPQPSQERPPSTSTARQDGGASARPRKAAPRTAQTAPTACPPSAPAPATSQTPPNQETSWSTVVRKGKKGSKIAPSAAKAPPKTPQPAKTKLATPRSAAIVLTLQPEAVGKGVTYAQVLERAEQNVKLQDLGISGGLKVRRTATGARVLELPRAQAEQAERLAEKLRTALDGVADVVRPVKKADLKVTGLDDSVTSEKLAAAIARAGDCSIESVKCGVMQRGPGYMGMVRVTCPLTAAKKLAAAGRLLVGWSSAKVAVVEQRPMRCYKCMGLGHTRALCPSKAERGGLCYRCGSDGHKSAVCTAKMRCAVCAEAGKPSGHLMGARDCNPPITKGKAALGAKTAPREESRQATEGASSTQGCQNK, encoded by the coding sequence ATGGACTCCGACATGGAGACTGCGTCGGACGCCTCAGTCCGGCTTGAAAATGACGCCGAATCCGACTCGGGCTCGGATACGGCGAGACCCGCTGCCGACCGCCGCGGCAACAGCAAGAAGAACGGGCTCAGCCGTGCAAGGGCTGACCTTAAAAATAAAGAGGAGGAAGAGAGGGAGCTCGCCTTCGAGCGGACCCTGCGCAGTCGAGCCTTCAAAAAGGTGCCGGCTGCGGCGCCGGTGGTCGAAGAGCCGACCCCACCGATAAAAGATCCGGCCAACCTCAATGCCGAGGAGCTCCGCGCGGAGGCTGGAAGGTGTGCGACCGAGATCAGAGAGGTCGCATTAAAATCCTCCAATTTAAAAGGAGGATTTATCAAGAGGCTGAAAGACGCAGCGGCCTCTCTAGAGGGTGTGGTCGAGGCCCTCGCCTCTCGGACGGAGGCTGACGAGAGCAGGAGGCTCAGGGCGGACAACAACCGCCTGCACAGAGAGGTCGAAAACCTCAAGGCGGAAATCAAAGCCCACCGACGTGAGTACGCGGAGATGCGTACCACGTTGGTAGCGGCAAACGAGACGTCCAACACCCCGCAAAGTGCTCCTTCGATGGAAGAGCTGAAGGACTTCATCGTCACGTCGATCGGCGCGGCGATGAAGGACCAACTGGCGGGCCTGGAGGAGCGCCTCCCTGCGAGGATGCAGCGACCTCCCTCTGCGGCGGATAAACCGCAGCCGTCGCAGGAACGACCGCCATCTACCTCAACGGCCCGCCAGGACGGAGGAGCCTCAGCCAGGCCTAGGAAGGCGGCTCCACGAACCGCTCAGACCGCGCCCACCGCTTGCCCACCGAGCGCACCGGCACCGGCGACGTCCCAAACGCCACCGAACCAGGAGACGTCCTGGTCCACGGTGGTGAGAAAGGGTAAGAAGGGGAGCAAGATCGCCCCTTCTGCTGCTAAAGCACCGCCGAAAACGCCCCAGCCAGCCAAGACGAAACTGGCTACCCCTCGATCGGCTGCAATCGTTCTCACGTTGCAGCCGGAAGCAGTAGGGAAGGGCGTCACCTACGCGCAGGTCCTGGAGAGAGCGGAACAAAATGTCAAGCTCCAGGACCTAGGGATCAGCGGCGGGCTGAAGGTGCGACGCACGGCGACCGGGGCCAGGGTTCTCGAATTGCCGAGAGCCCAAGCGGAGCAGGCCGAGAGGTTGGCAGAGAAGCTCCGCACAGCGCTCGACGGGGTCGCGGACGTAGTGCGGCCAGTTAAGAAGGCCGACCTGAAGGTGACGGGGCTCGACGACTCCGTCACCTCGGAGAAACTGGCCGCGGCGATCGCGCGCGCAGGCGACTGCTCCATAGAGTCGGTGAAGTGCGGCGTGATGCAGCGCGGACCCGGCTATATGGGGATGGTCCGGGTCACCTGCCCCCTCACGGCAGCGAAAAAGCTGGCCGCTGCCGGTCGCCTCCTCGTCGGGTGGAGCTCGGCCAAGGTGGCCGTCGTGGAGCAGCGCCCTATGCGCTGCTACAAATGTATGGGCCTTGGCCACACGAGGGCGCTCTGCCCGTCGAAGGCGGAGAGGGGTGGCCTGTGCTACCGCTGTGGCTCGGACGGCCACAAGTCAGCGGTATGCACGGCCAAGATGCGGTGCGCGGTCTGCGCGGAGGCCGGGAAGCCCTCCGGGCATCTGATGGGGGCGAGGGATTGCAACCCCCCCATCACGAAGGGTAAGGCGGCTCTAGGAGCCAAGACCGCCCCGCGCGAGGAAAGCCGCCAGGCTACGGAGGGAGCTAGTTCGACTCAAGGATGCCAGAACAAATAA